The DNA window CTGTGATGCATAAAATGCCATAAAAATAATCCTGGAATGATGTAGAAAATATGTTTTTTAACTTTGAAAAAATTTAAAAGAATTAAAAGAAGTAAAACTGCACCACTCAAAGCTAAATATGTGAATTCTAATTTCTCTGTATAAAAAATCGCAATCACAACAATTGCTCCCAAATCGTCTACAATAGCTAGAGCAGTAAGGAAAATTTTAACAGAAGCGGGAACTCTTTTCCCCAGCATTGAAATAATAGCGAGAGAAAAGGCAATATCTGTTGCCATAGGAATTCCCCAACCATTTTGGTATTCTGTTCCGTAATTAAAAAATACGAAGATTAATGCAGGAACAACCATTCCACCAATTGCTGCAAAAATAGGAAGAGATGCGTTTTTAAGGCTAGAAAGTTCTCCTTCTATGAGTTCACGTTTAATTTCTAAACCTACCAATAAGAAGAAAATTGCCATTAAACCATCATTAATCCAAAGACTTGTAGAATAAGGTCCAATTGGATAATTTAACAGATTTTGAAAATCATCTCCTAAACTAGAGTTGGCAATCATTAATGAAACGATAACACAGATAATCAATAAATTTCCTGAAGATTGTGCTATTTGGAAAAATTTTTTAAAATAATTGGTAATCAGCATATTTATATTCTTTTTACTTGGGTTACACTCAGTACATTTCTGAGTTGTTTTAGTGTTTCTTCTAGTTGGCTTTTGTTTTTAACTTCTAGCGTGATGGTTCCTAAGAAAATACCGTCATTACTTTCGATAGAAATACTTTTCATATCAATATTCATGGCATTACTTATCACTTCAGTAATGTCATTAACCAATCCTTTTCTGTCGATTCCTTCGATTTGTATTCTCACTCTGCTGCTGTAACGTTGTTCATTAACCCATTTTGCAGGCATAACTCTATAATCGTAATTGGCTCTAAGGTTAATCGCATTAGGACAATTGTCATTATGAACTTTAATTCCGTCTGAAATCGTGATAAATCCAAAAATTTTATCCCCTGGAATTACGGTACAACATTTGGCAAAGCTATAATTCAGTTTTTCTTCATCTTTACCGAAAACGATTAAGTCTAAATCTGAGGTTGGACTTTCTTCGTGAGCAGTATTGATGTTGGATGATTTTCTAAATCTCTGGAAGAAATTTTTCAGAGCACTTTTAGAATCGGCATATTTTTTTAAATCTGTTGTATCATAAGTACCATCGTAGAATTTTAAAAATAAATCTTGAGAGGTTTTATGATTAAAAAATTTCTGAATATTATTCACTTCTTCCTCGGAAAAGTTAAGTTTTGCGTGTCTTAATTTTCTTTGGAAAATTTCTTTTCCTTCTGCAACTTGTCCGTTTTTTTCGGAGTTAAGCGCGGCTTTGATTCTAGATTTTGCTTTAGAAGTGATAACGATATCTAACCAATCTTGCTTTGGTTTTTGATTTTGAGAAGAAAGAATGTCTATTTGGTCACCGTTTTGCAAAACGTAAGAAATAGGAACCAGTTTTCCATTGATTTTTGCGCCTAAACATTTCATTCCCAAATCGGTGTGAACCGAAAACGCAAAATCCAGAGCTGTAGAACCCACTGGTAAAATTTTAATTTCTCCTTTTGGTGTGAAAACAAAAACTTCTTTGGAATAAAGGTTAAGTTTAATATTATCCAAAAGTTCAGTGGTAGAAAGGTTTTGTTGTTGTTCGATGACTTCTCTAATCTGAGAAACCCATTGTTCGAAGTTTCTATCGTCACTGTTTTGTTTGAAACCTTCTTTGTATTTATAATGGGCTGCAACACCTTTTTCAGCGATTTCGTCCATTCTTTCAGAACGAATTTGAACTTCAATCCATTTTTTGTCAGGACCTAAAACGGTCAAATGTAAACTTTCATAACCTGTAGAACGTGGATTGGTAATCCAGTCGCGCATTCTTTGTGGATTACTGTGGTATAAATCGGTAACGATGGAATAGATTTTCCAAGCGATGAATTTTTCGTTTTTAGCGTCTGATTTATAAATAATTCTAATTGCGTAATTGTCAAAAACCTCTTCAAAAGGTACGTTTTGCTTCAGCATTTTTCTATAAATAGAATTGATGGCTTTAGCTCTTCCTTTGATGGTAAAATTGAGATGCTCTTCTTTAAGTTGCTCCGAAACTTCTTTTTTGAACTCTTCTACATATTTCTCGCGATTATCTTTGGCAAGTTCTAATTTATTGGCAATGTCGTAATAAACATCTGGATTGTTGTATTTTAAAGATAAATCTTCAAGTTCTGATTTTATGTTATAAAGTCCTAATCTGTGAGCAAGAGGAGCGTAAATGTAAACCGTTTCTGAGGCGATTTTCTTTTGTTTATCATCTCTCATGCTTTCAAGA is part of the Cloacibacterium normanense genome and encodes:
- a CDS encoding RelA/SpoT family protein — translated: MVYDLEKENKEIQYRYKDLISNTYRTLDEEQNKLIRKAFDIALDAHKDQRRKTGEPYIYHPIEVAKIVANEIGLGATSIACALLHDVIEDSEYTYEDIKKIFGQKIANIVNGLTKISVMNHQNISVQSENYRKLLLTLSEDFRVILIKIADRLHNMRTLESMRDDKQKKIASETVYIYAPLAHRLGLYNIKSELEDLSLKYNNPDVYYDIANKLELAKDNREKYVEEFKKEVSEQLKEEHLNFTIKGRAKAINSIYRKMLKQNVPFEEVFDNYAIRIIYKSDAKNEKFIAWKIYSIVTDLYHSNPQRMRDWITNPRSTGYESLHLTVLGPDKKWIEVQIRSERMDEIAEKGVAAHYKYKEGFKQNSDDRNFEQWVSQIREVIEQQQNLSTTELLDNIKLNLYSKEVFVFTPKGEIKILPVGSTALDFAFSVHTDLGMKCLGAKINGKLVPISYVLQNGDQIDILSSQNQKPKQDWLDIVITSKAKSRIKAALNSEKNGQVAEGKEIFQRKLRHAKLNFSEEEVNNIQKFFNHKTSQDLFLKFYDGTYDTTDLKKYADSKSALKNFFQRFRKSSNINTAHEESPTSDLDLIVFGKDEEKLNYSFAKCCTVIPGDKIFGFITISDGIKVHNDNCPNAINLRANYDYRVMPAKWVNEQRYSSRVRIQIEGIDRKGLVNDITEVISNAMNIDMKSISIESNDGIFLGTITLEVKNKSQLEETLKQLRNVLSVTQVKRI
- the nhaA gene encoding Na+/H+ antiporter NhaA translates to MLITNYFKKFFQIAQSSGNLLIICVIVSLMIANSSLGDDFQNLLNYPIGPYSTSLWINDGLMAIFFLLVGLEIKRELIEGELSSLKNASLPIFAAIGGMVVPALIFVFFNYGTEYQNGWGIPMATDIAFSLAIISMLGKRVPASVKIFLTALAIVDDLGAIVVIAIFYTEKLEFTYLALSGAVLLLLILLNFFKVKKHIFYIIPGLFLWHFMHHSGIHATIAGVLLAFTIPTNESTTEISPLEKLEEKLHLPVNYFIMPIFALANTNIQFKSGMIEGLFSNFGYGIILGLVLGKVVGINLFSFIAIKLKLSDLPKKSNWSQMIGAGLLAGIGFTMSIFIALLSYKGHTEIQDEAKFAILVASAISGFSGYFLLKLLAKKKVTISDYKENI